In one Bdellovibrionota bacterium genomic region, the following are encoded:
- a CDS encoding helix-turn-helix transcriptional regulator, with product MESFASRLKRLRVEKGLSAKDIAQKIGVSVSTYREWEYGRQIKGEPYVRIATALEVTLYKLLTGKDSDPIQLHSNLEKIEENIKELRKNLQSFF from the coding sequence ATGGAAAGCTTTGCAAGTCGGCTTAAAAGGCTGAGGGTCGAAAAGGGATTATCCGCAAAAGACATCGCACAAAAAATCGGAGTGTCTGTCTCAACATACCGAGAATGGGAATATGGCAGACAAATCAAAGGCGAACCTTATGTAAGGATTGCCACAGCCTTAGAAGTGACACTCTATAAACTTTTAACAGGCAAAGACTCAGATCCAATACAACTCCACTCGAACCTAGAAAAAATCGAAGAAAATATTAAGGAATTACGCAAAAACCTTCAGTCGTTTTTTTAA
- a CDS encoding GNAT family protein: protein MILKIDSKLELRQIRKEDALEFFNLADKNRAYLRQWLGWLDLSKVPLDTEYFINSTLKLIADKVSLCFLIWNENKIAGIIDLREINTSNKNALIGYWVGEESRGQGLAKKATKAVVNYAFHELKLNRIEIRCATGNTASQAVPKSLNFKEEGILRENEWLYDHFVDHIVYSILAKEWNLKTEV from the coding sequence ATGATTTTAAAAATCGATTCTAAATTAGAGCTTAGACAAATTAGAAAAGAAGATGCTTTAGAGTTTTTTAATCTTGCAGATAAAAATAGAGCTTATCTTCGTCAATGGTTAGGCTGGCTGGATCTTTCTAAAGTTCCTCTGGACACGGAATATTTTATCAATTCTACGCTAAAGTTAATTGCAGACAAAGTATCTCTCTGCTTTCTTATTTGGAATGAAAATAAAATCGCTGGGATTATAGATCTTCGAGAAATCAATACTAGCAATAAAAATGCTCTTATCGGCTATTGGGTTGGCGAAGAATCCCGAGGTCAAGGCCTGGCTAAAAAAGCTACCAAAGCTGTGGTTAATTATGCCTTTCATGAGCTGAAATTAAATCGAATTGAAATCAGATGCGCCACTGGAAATACGGCCAGCCAAGCCGTTCCTAAAAGTTTAAACTTTAAAGAAGAAGGAATTCTTCGCGAAAACGAATGGCTCTACGATCATTTTGTAGATCACATCGTTTACAGTATTTTAGCTAAAGAATGGAACCTAAAAACTGAAGTTTAA
- a CDS encoding trypsin-like serine protease has translation MKNILLLFFTTIVHMVGALPSFANSVIGNGMSLEEIQQVTGRFVRLANDSTTEYFCSGIVIAPKVVLTASHCIDGIQGEKNIYFDLPNHQDLSISQSAFSIKTVVRNKNFNVRDFNGEFFLNEKSIDHDFSFVVLEKNIPNLPFVSYYPGNLESRIELIYIGALQEGQLSLLDNLAMRRCNSNKGGFYSKNRIIIKSNCGLVPGNSGGPIFLKKKYGSEIKFYLLGTASGIGIKKSTKEILDIAMFSRYYPDRIFELRDYSLRTKIWKYIQNYFDK, from the coding sequence ATGAAAAATATTTTATTATTATTTTTTACTACCATTGTACACATGGTTGGAGCGTTACCTTCTTTTGCAAATTCTGTAATAGGAAATGGAATGTCGCTTGAAGAAATACAGCAAGTGACAGGACGTTTTGTAAGGTTGGCAAATGACTCTACTACTGAATACTTTTGCTCTGGCATTGTTATCGCTCCCAAAGTAGTGCTTACTGCCAGTCATTGTATTGATGGAATACAAGGTGAGAAAAATATTTATTTTGATCTCCCTAACCATCAAGATCTGTCCATTTCTCAATCTGCTTTTTCTATTAAAACTGTGGTGAGAAATAAAAATTTTAATGTGCGTGACTTTAATGGTGAATTTTTCTTGAATGAAAAATCAATTGATCATGATTTTTCTTTTGTTGTTTTAGAGAAAAATATTCCCAACTTACCATTTGTTTCCTATTATCCTGGGAACTTAGAATCTAGAATCGAACTGATTTACATAGGAGCTCTTCAAGAAGGACAATTGAGTCTTCTCGATAATCTTGCGATGCGAAGGTGCAACTCCAATAAAGGTGGCTTTTACAGCAAGAACAGAATAATCATTAAATCGAATTGCGGCTTGGTACCGGGTAATTCTGGTGGACCTATCTTTCTTAAAAAAAAATATGGGAGTGAAATAAAATTTTATCTTTTAGGAACCGCAAGTGGTATTGGTATAAAAAAATCAACTAAAGAGATCTTAGATATAGCAATGTTTTCTAGATATTATCCAGATAGAATTTTTGAATTAAGGGATTATTCTTTAAGAACAAAAATTTGGAAATACATTCAAAATTATTTTGATAAATAA
- the asd gene encoding archaetidylserine decarboxylase (Phosphatidylserine decarboxylase is synthesized as a single chain precursor. Generation of the pyruvoyl active site from a Ser is coupled to cleavage of a Gly-Ser bond between the larger (beta) and smaller (alpha chains). It is an integral membrane protein.), whose protein sequence is MFYSILYVLPKNLVSYLFGLLAQITWPGFVVREVIRGFAKIYKIDLYQAEKEIAEYRSLDDFFTRKLKIGIRPIGKGVVHPADSNLTQYGKLAGETLIQAKGMLYSLKDFLCNDVLAERLFDGYFFLYYLCPTDYHRVHSPVDGFITDIHYIPGKLWPVNNWSTSNIKNLFAINERVVVTIKTDQGVCSLVMVGATNVGKMTLTFDKDIITNKFLDRNPIQKKYDQPIAVLKGDDLGAFHMGSTVVMVYEKNFFPANPNFASGPVRMGESLLKDS, encoded by the coding sequence ATGTTTTATTCAATCTTGTACGTTTTACCCAAAAACCTTGTCAGCTATCTGTTTGGATTGCTTGCCCAAATCACATGGCCGGGATTTGTCGTACGTGAAGTGATTAGAGGCTTTGCAAAAATCTATAAAATCGACCTTTATCAAGCAGAAAAAGAAATCGCAGAATACAGATCCTTGGATGATTTTTTTACGAGAAAACTCAAAATTGGTATTAGACCTATCGGTAAAGGGGTTGTTCATCCTGCAGATTCTAACCTCACTCAGTACGGAAAATTAGCAGGTGAGACTCTTATTCAAGCCAAAGGAATGCTTTATTCGTTAAAAGATTTTCTTTGTAATGATGTTCTTGCGGAAAGACTCTTTGATGGTTATTTTTTCCTCTATTATCTTTGTCCCACAGACTATCACCGTGTGCATTCACCGGTAGATGGATTCATTACAGATATCCATTATATTCCTGGAAAGCTATGGCCGGTAAATAACTGGAGCACCAGTAATATTAAAAATCTTTTTGCAATCAATGAAAGAGTGGTTGTAACTATTAAAACGGATCAAGGTGTTTGTTCACTGGTTATGGTAGGGGCGACCAACGTTGGAAAGATGACGTTAACTTTTGATAAAGATATTATTACTAATAAATTTTTAGATAGAAATCCAATTCAGAAAAAATACGATCAACCTATTGCAGTGTTGAAGGGCGATGACCTTGGAGCCTTTCATATGGGCTCCACAGTCGTGATGGTTTATGAAAAGAATTTTTTCCCAGCAAACCCTAACTTTGCGTCAGGGCCTGTTCGCATGGGTGAGAGTTTGTTAAAGGACTCTTAG
- a CDS encoding linear amide C-N hydrolase: MFRIFVIAITINLFVYSNSHACSSFQLEPHFNTYVGKNYDWSFGDAYVIYNPKGLQKFSLTLKPDQKKTQWVSQHSSLTFNQYGLDFPNGGINEKGLSIEVLWLDESIFPAQDEKAVFNELQWIQYALDTQSTTAGVVQTLETVRIEPIYAKVHYFVCDLERNCTTIEFVNGKAAIGTYEKYGFDVITNSTHKDSMSYLSLFKNFGGNYNVIWENYASLDRFVRLNDLLRTYKDTQDPIEYAFKSLDSVKREKVSVGSYTQWQIVYDKENLVSHFKTTFSSFKVANVSLKSFPPECSQRQYFDLKSKVHGDINDKFQPLTYELNYQLVKTSLKKVMPNAPEDMVKAISGAPFKFECVP; this comes from the coding sequence ATGTTTCGTATTTTCGTTATAGCAATCACAATCAATTTATTTGTTTATTCCAACTCACATGCATGTTCCAGTTTTCAACTGGAACCTCATTTTAACACCTATGTTGGGAAAAATTATGACTGGAGTTTTGGCGATGCCTACGTGATTTATAATCCCAAGGGCTTACAAAAATTCTCGCTCACCCTAAAACCTGACCAAAAGAAAACTCAATGGGTCTCTCAACATTCAAGTCTCACATTCAACCAATATGGATTGGATTTCCCTAATGGCGGGATCAACGAAAAAGGTTTAAGCATTGAAGTTCTTTGGCTCGATGAGAGTATTTTTCCTGCACAAGATGAAAAAGCTGTCTTTAATGAACTCCAATGGATTCAGTATGCCTTGGATACTCAAAGCACAACTGCGGGAGTTGTTCAAACCCTTGAAACTGTAAGAATTGAACCTATCTACGCTAAGGTTCATTATTTTGTTTGTGACCTTGAAAGAAACTGCACCACCATTGAATTTGTGAATGGCAAAGCTGCAATTGGAACTTATGAAAAATATGGATTTGATGTGATCACAAATTCTACTCACAAAGATTCTATGAGCTATTTGTCTTTATTTAAAAATTTTGGAGGAAACTACAATGTGATTTGGGAGAACTATGCATCTCTTGACCGCTTTGTTCGCCTCAATGATCTTTTAAGAACTTACAAAGATACACAAGATCCCATCGAATACGCTTTTAAATCTCTCGACTCTGTAAAAAGAGAAAAAGTCAGCGTAGGTAGCTATACACAATGGCAAATTGTTTATGACAAAGAAAATTTAGTAAGCCACTTTAAGACTACGTTCAGCTCTTTCAAAGTAGCTAACGTTTCACTTAAAAGCTTTCCACCAGAATGTTCTCAGCGACAATATTTTGATTTAAAAAGTAAAGTTCATGGTGATATCAACGACAAATTCCAACCTCTGACCTATGAATTAAACTATCAGTTGGTTAAAACCAGTCTTAAAAAGGTTATGCCCAATGCGCCAGAAGACATGGTAAAGGCCATTTCTGGTGCTCCATTTAAGTTTGAATGCGTTCCATAG
- the glyA gene encoding serine hydroxymethyltransferase, with the protein MLKDNDPKIAELIELENQRQKFGLEMIASENYVSKSVLEAQGSILTNKYAEGYPGKRYYGGCHVVDEIETLAIERAKQLFGSKFANVQPHAGSQANMAVFFACAKAGDRVLGMDLSHGGHLTHGSPVNFSGFLFDAHFYGLDAKTSLINYDTVRKKAQEVKPRILVAGFSAYPRTLDFAKFREIADEVGATLVADISHIAGLIAAGLIPSSIPYAHYTTTTTHKTLRGPRGGMIMSQTEEDAKKVNSKIFPGIQGGPLEHIIAAKAVAFGEALKPDFKEYSKQVMKNAKVLAEELMKLDYELVTGGTDNHLMLLDLSNKSITGKEAEEALDKAGITVNKNTVPNEKRSPFVTSGIRIGTPALTSRGMKESEMKKIAQWIGQVLANKEDMKNIEKVKGQIKELCDSFPIY; encoded by the coding sequence ATGCTTAAGGACAACGACCCTAAAATTGCCGAACTTATTGAACTAGAAAACCAAAGACAAAAGTTCGGATTAGAGATGATTGCCTCTGAAAATTACGTCTCCAAAAGCGTATTGGAAGCTCAGGGATCCATTCTCACCAACAAATATGCCGAAGGATACCCCGGAAAACGCTATTACGGTGGATGCCACGTGGTGGATGAAATCGAAACCTTAGCCATTGAAAGAGCGAAGCAATTGTTCGGATCTAAGTTTGCCAATGTTCAGCCGCATGCTGGGTCTCAAGCCAATATGGCAGTGTTTTTTGCCTGCGCAAAAGCTGGTGATCGAGTTCTGGGAATGGATTTATCCCATGGTGGACACTTGACGCATGGATCTCCTGTGAATTTCAGTGGATTTTTATTTGACGCACACTTTTATGGGTTAGATGCAAAAACCAGCCTCATCAATTATGATACTGTTAGAAAAAAAGCTCAGGAAGTAAAACCTAGAATTCTTGTAGCAGGATTTAGTGCCTACCCAAGGACTTTGGACTTTGCAAAATTCAGAGAAATTGCGGATGAAGTTGGTGCAACTCTAGTAGCCGATATTTCTCATATCGCTGGTCTTATAGCTGCGGGACTTATTCCTTCTTCAATTCCTTACGCCCATTATACAACAACGACGACTCACAAAACCTTGAGAGGCCCTCGCGGCGGCATGATCATGAGCCAAACTGAAGAGGACGCTAAAAAAGTAAACTCAAAAATCTTTCCCGGAATTCAAGGTGGACCACTCGAACACATTATCGCCGCCAAAGCCGTGGCATTCGGTGAAGCACTTAAGCCAGATTTCAAGGAATATTCTAAACAAGTCATGAAGAACGCAAAAGTTTTGGCCGAAGAATTAATGAAGTTGGATTACGAACTTGTGACTGGCGGAACAGACAATCACCTGATGCTGCTAGATCTATCTAACAAAAGCATCACTGGAAAAGAAGCTGAAGAAGCACTAGATAAAGCAGGAATCACCGTAAATAAAAATACAGTTCCCAATGAAAAGCGCAGCCCCTTTGTCACGAGTGGGATTCGCATCGGAACTCCGGCTCTTACCTCAAGAGGAATGAAAGAATCTGAAATGAAAAAAATCGCTCAATGGATTGGTCAAGTTCTTGCAAATAAAGAGGACATGAAAAATATCGAAAAAGTGAAGGGCCAAATCAAAGAACTTTGCGATAGTTTCCCTATATATTAA
- a CDS encoding TIGR02147 family protein, with translation MEKMTTGLPKEHPTTFISWFQREFLKRRSKNSGYSIRAFANYLGLPSGTVSHLLSGKRKPSVKYITKLCAKLEMSPQEHAFILNSLAKNPSYGDTSFSPQEYSLISIESFKVLSEWYHFAILELTHVKGFQYDLTWISRELGISVIEARQAIERLLKLDLLVEKRGKLLKTQSFVTNGENDFVTSSAHKQFQRHVLQRALEAIDNVAIEEKEITSMTMAIDESKLPQARKMMTKFRRDLCQFLENGNQTRVYNLGIQLYPLSKGTRK, from the coding sequence ATGGAAAAAATGACAACTGGCTTACCAAAAGAACATCCAACTACTTTTATCAGTTGGTTTCAGAGAGAATTTTTAAAAAGAAGAAGTAAGAACAGTGGCTATTCGATCCGTGCCTTTGCAAATTATCTTGGCTTGCCTTCAGGAACAGTATCGCATTTGTTGTCTGGCAAAAGAAAGCCTTCTGTAAAATATATTACTAAGCTTTGTGCAAAATTAGAAATGAGTCCCCAAGAACATGCGTTCATTCTCAACTCACTTGCAAAAAATCCCTCGTATGGAGATACGAGTTTTAGTCCGCAAGAGTACAGTCTAATCTCCATAGAATCTTTCAAAGTTCTATCGGAATGGTATCATTTTGCAATTTTAGAGTTAACTCATGTTAAGGGATTTCAATATGACCTCACTTGGATATCGAGAGAGCTGGGAATTTCTGTCATCGAGGCTAGGCAAGCCATTGAGAGGCTGTTGAAATTAGATCTTTTAGTAGAAAAAAGAGGAAAGCTCTTAAAAACTCAAAGCTTTGTGACTAATGGTGAAAACGATTTCGTGACAAGTTCGGCGCACAAACAGTTTCAACGGCACGTACTGCAGAGAGCACTAGAAGCCATTGATAACGTTGCAATCGAAGAAAAAGAAATCACCTCTATGACCATGGCAATTGACGAGTCAAAATTGCCGCAAGCAAGGAAGATGATGACAAAGTTTAGAAGAGATCTTTGCCAATTTTTAGAAAATGGAAATCAGACCCGAGTTTATAATTTAGGAATTCAGCTTTACCCACTGTCCAAGGGAACAAGAAAATAG
- a CDS encoding FAD-dependent oxidoreductase, translated as MKLLKDIKVPLDTSLEDVIRKEIPEFSSYRVLKKSVDARKRHAIHEVYTLEVYLPGEKPMDDDFPVEKIKFEGKKPIIVGGGPAGLFCALRLIERGIPCILLERGSPTEKRIFKINRFWRYGEFDPEDNVCFGEGGAGFFSDGKLVTRIKSDFIPYVLHRLVQFGAPPEIQYLSNPHVGSDKIRRIMPRMRKHLEANGCEIIFNTRVTELVHTKDKITGVKTSDGKEYHSDHVVLATGHSASDILDHLYDIGVKLEGKSFAMGLRVEHPQKFVNEVQYRKFAEHPKLKSANYKLTYNTDTGIGVYSFCMCPGGYVLSSGTEADGLVCNGMSNYNRNGQFANSAIVISIDHKKIFGDDLFGGMKLRRELEKKCFEEVKKQGGTKELPVQTTLDFIKNKKGKALPTSSPSGVLPINFNDILPDYIIKPLIEGLKDFNDKMPGFISEESQLHGIESRTSCPLRVPRDTETLISISHKGLYPAGEGAGYAGGITSAAVDGIKIAESIASNYIN; from the coding sequence ATGAAACTTCTCAAAGACATTAAAGTCCCTTTGGACACATCCCTCGAAGACGTCATTCGTAAAGAAATCCCTGAATTCTCATCCTACCGCGTCCTCAAAAAATCCGTAGATGCCCGAAAAAGACACGCAATACACGAGGTTTATACCTTAGAAGTCTATTTGCCTGGTGAAAAACCCATGGACGATGACTTTCCTGTAGAAAAAATTAAATTCGAAGGTAAAAAACCCATTATCGTAGGCGGAGGCCCCGCGGGACTCTTTTGTGCCTTAAGATTGATCGAAAGAGGCATTCCCTGCATACTTTTAGAGCGCGGCTCCCCCACTGAAAAACGAATCTTTAAGATCAACCGATTTTGGAGATATGGTGAATTTGATCCCGAAGACAATGTCTGCTTTGGTGAAGGCGGCGCAGGATTTTTTAGTGATGGAAAATTAGTCACAAGAATCAAATCTGATTTTATTCCTTATGTCCTCCATAGACTTGTCCAATTTGGAGCTCCTCCGGAAATTCAATACCTTTCCAATCCCCACGTGGGCTCCGATAAAATCAGAAGAATCATGCCTAGGATGAGAAAACATCTAGAAGCCAACGGCTGCGAAATCATTTTCAATACTCGGGTGACTGAGCTTGTTCATACAAAAGATAAAATCACCGGCGTTAAAACTTCTGACGGAAAAGAATATCATTCGGATCATGTGGTGCTGGCGACGGGACACTCAGCTTCAGACATTCTGGATCACTTGTATGATATCGGTGTAAAACTCGAAGGAAAATCCTTTGCCATGGGTTTGCGTGTAGAACATCCTCAAAAATTTGTGAATGAAGTTCAATACAGAAAATTTGCAGAACATCCTAAATTAAAATCTGCCAACTACAAACTCACCTACAATACGGATACTGGCATCGGCGTCTATAGCTTCTGCATGTGCCCTGGAGGATACGTTTTATCAAGCGGTACTGAAGCTGACGGTCTGGTCTGTAACGGTATGAGCAATTACAACCGTAATGGCCAGTTCGCAAACTCAGCGATTGTTATCAGTATCGATCACAAAAAAATATTCGGAGACGATCTTTTCGGAGGAATGAAACTCCGTCGTGAATTAGAAAAGAAATGTTTTGAAGAAGTCAAAAAGCAAGGCGGAACCAAAGAACTCCCTGTGCAAACAACTTTAGATTTTATTAAAAACAAAAAAGGCAAGGCCCTACCCACATCCTCACCATCCGGAGTTTTACCTATCAACTTCAATGACATCCTACCAGACTACATCATCAAACCTTTGATCGAAGGCCTAAAAGATTTTAACGATAAGATGCCGGGATTTATTTCCGAAGAATCACAACTTCATGGAATCGAATCTAGGACCTCATGTCCCTTGAGAGTTCCAAGAGATACTGAGACTTTAATTTCTATTTCTCACAAAGGACTTTATCCTGCGGGTGAGGGCGCTGGTTACGCTGGTGGAATCACATCGGCTGCTGTCGATGGAATCAAAATCGCAGAAAGTATTGCCTCAAACTACATAAACTAA
- a CDS encoding M23 family metallopeptidase produces MAKNIFRTYILGIILIVSNSCGSLETADYVGPGQMRIPNGVGTPIGKTSIVDELKLRWPVSSPRITQGFKAGSKRSRHQGIDLGGSKNTPILAAHDGKVIYTGRDFQGYGKLVIVESPNGYATFYAHLNTINTREGKWVMAGEKIGGMGRTGRATGVHLHFELRIAEVAVDPSSYFKGNRQANRTRNE; encoded by the coding sequence GTGGCAAAGAATATATTTAGGACCTACATTTTAGGTATTATTTTAATTGTATCTAATTCTTGCGGAAGTCTGGAAACGGCAGACTACGTTGGCCCTGGCCAAATGCGAATACCTAACGGTGTCGGCACGCCCATAGGAAAAACCTCCATCGTTGATGAGTTGAAACTAAGATGGCCCGTTTCTTCCCCTCGCATCACTCAAGGATTTAAAGCCGGATCAAAAAGATCCAGACATCAAGGGATTGATCTTGGCGGATCAAAAAATACTCCTATACTAGCCGCTCATGATGGAAAAGTCATTTACACCGGTCGCGATTTTCAAGGTTACGGAAAACTCGTTATTGTAGAAAGTCCCAATGGCTATGCGACATTTTACGCTCACTTGAATACAATCAACACGCGTGAAGGCAAATGGGTTATGGCTGGCGAAAAGATCGGTGGAATGGGGCGCACAGGGCGAGCTACCGGCGTTCACCTTCACTTTGAACTGAGAATTGCAGAAGTTGCCGTAGACCCATCATCATATTTCAAAGGCAATCGACAAGCCAACCGGACTCGCAACGAATAA
- a CDS encoding NADAR family protein, which translates to MAWLLTLTLALAISSENICPYPKEWWKPVTQDTKDWEILPQSVSCEEKKVILSKRNELGLFSNFADTAFTLDSKNYASVEGFWQMMKYPENLEDSSDPRNDPRVEWPYTRKQVSQMVGENAKNAGKIANSNLKKLNISWITYSGQRIEYKGKDQNLHYEIIVKALKAKMEQNPEVRNLLLKTKGLDLLPDHKTEDNPPPAYRYYDIWMLLRDEILALP; encoded by the coding sequence ATGGCTTGGCTTCTCACGCTCACTCTTGCATTGGCAATATCATCAGAAAACATCTGCCCTTACCCAAAGGAATGGTGGAAGCCTGTGACTCAAGATACAAAGGACTGGGAAATTCTTCCGCAGTCCGTATCTTGCGAAGAAAAGAAAGTCATACTTTCTAAGCGAAATGAACTTGGCCTATTTTCAAACTTTGCAGATACAGCATTCACCTTGGATTCTAAGAACTACGCCAGCGTTGAAGGTTTCTGGCAAATGATGAAGTACCCAGAAAATCTCGAAGACTCTTCTGATCCAAGAAATGACCCAAGAGTGGAATGGCCCTACACGCGCAAACAAGTTTCACAAATGGTCGGTGAGAACGCCAAAAACGCCGGAAAAATTGCTAACAGTAATCTTAAAAAATTAAATATCTCCTGGATTACTTATAGTGGTCAAAGAATCGAATACAAAGGTAAGGATCAAAATCTTCACTATGAGATCATCGTCAAAGCTCTAAAAGCAAAGATGGAGCAAAACCCTGAAGTTAGAAATCTACTTTTAAAAACAAAAGGCTTAGATCTTTTGCCAGATCACAAAACAGAAGACAATCCCCCACCCGCATACAGATACTATGATATCTGGATGCTTTTGAGAGATGAAATTTTGGCTTTGCCTTAA